A region from the Tissierellales bacterium genome encodes:
- a CDS encoding ArsA family ATPase, whose protein sequence is MANIIFFGGKGGVGKTTCSSAYAIKSAESGLKTLLVSTDPAHSIADVFEMKIGRNVIEIRNNLDGLEIDSAYESQKYINGIRGNLGTILSPIVLEEINKQLDAAAVSPGSHESAMFDKMIEIINDYSSKYDRIIFDTAPTGHTIRLLSLPELLEGWIETLIAKRRKALAISQMAKRKIKDEEAILNDPIVKILMRRKKNMEKARHIMIDNRQLNFIFVLNAEKLPIEETKKAISALEKYEIPVQELIINRILPENVQDEFMKEKKAQERHYLNEIENVFGDKKLHKLPWRAKDVRAETIDELAKELSL, encoded by the coding sequence ATGGCAAATATTATATTTTTTGGAGGCAAAGGTGGGGTTGGGAAGACAACTTGTTCATCTGCATATGCAATAAAAAGTGCTGAAAGCGGGCTGAAAACACTTTTAGTTTCGACAGACCCTGCCCATTCTATAGCGGATGTTTTTGAAATGAAAATAGGAAGAAATGTAATTGAAATAAGAAATAATTTAGATGGGTTAGAAATAGATTCAGCATATGAAAGCCAAAAATATATAAATGGTATCAGAGGCAATTTAGGAACCATACTTAGTCCAATTGTTTTGGAAGAAATTAATAAGCAATTAGATGCAGCAGCTGTATCACCGGGTTCGCATGAATCTGCTATGTTTGACAAAATGATAGAAATAATAAATGACTATTCTTCAAAATACGATAGAATTATATTTGATACGGCACCAACTGGTCATACGATAAGACTATTGTCATTACCAGAGCTTTTAGAAGGCTGGATTGAGACGCTCATAGCAAAGAGGAGAAAAGCGCTTGCTATATCGCAGATGGCTAAGCGAAAGATTAAAGATGAAGAAGCTATATTAAATGATCCTATTGTAAAAATTTTGATGAGACGAAAGAAAAATATGGAAAAAGCAAGACATATTATGATAGATAATAGGCAACTGAATTTTATATTTGTATTGAATGCAGAAAAACTGCCAATAGAAGAGACTAAGAAAGCTATAAGTGCGCTTGAAAAGTATGAAATACCTGTACAAGAACTTATAATAAATAGAATATTACCAGAAAATGTTCAAGATGAATTTATGAAAGAAAAGAAAGCTCAAGAAAGACATTACCTAAATGAAATAGAAAATGTATTTGGCGATAAGAAATTGCACAAA
- a CDS encoding carbon starvation protein A encodes MNALTLVLVSIVVFIVAYLTYGRWLSKQWGVDPKRPTPAHTRQDGVDYMPAKAPVLLGHHFSSIAGAGPILGPIGAAIFGWLPVFLWILVGSVFFGGVHDMGALFASVRHDGKSLGEVIGETMGTKGKKLFAAFSWLTLILVVAAFVNVCANTFVATPSAATSSLLFIALAIGFGFLVYRRGAGLGISSVIGVALLFICIWLGIKFPLVMSKEFWMIFLLGYIFVASITPVWILLQPRDYLNSFLLYAMLIGGVVGIVLFRPTLELASVTSFKLGTGVSAKYLFPMLFVTVACGAISGFHSLVGSGTTSKQLDSEKDIQLVGYGSMLIEGVLAVIAIITAAYLTKDGLAETLGNGGPINVFASGLGHFMENGFGLPFSVGSTFTALAISAFALTSLDTATRLARFIFQEFFESKDASAPNPLTNRYVSTGITVALGGVLAFKGWTTIWPVFGSANQLLAAIALLALAAWLKKSGKKYSMALYPTVFMFAVTLSALVLLFANNIWGDKKSFVLAGFAAVLFGLAIVLIVEAKKAFTDK; translated from the coding sequence GACAGGATGGTGTAGATTATATGCCAGCGAAGGCACCAGTTTTATTGGGCCATCACTTTTCATCAATTGCAGGAGCTGGACCAATATTAGGACCGATTGGAGCTGCTATATTTGGGTGGTTACCAGTATTCTTGTGGATATTGGTAGGGTCAGTATTCTTTGGTGGAGTGCATGATATGGGAGCATTATTTGCATCTGTACGTCATGATGGTAAATCATTAGGGGAAGTTATCGGAGAAACTATGGGAACAAAAGGAAAGAAATTATTTGCAGCGTTCTCATGGCTTACATTAATACTTGTTGTAGCTGCATTTGTAAATGTATGTGCAAATACATTTGTTGCAACACCATCAGCTGCTACATCATCATTATTATTCATAGCATTAGCTATTGGATTTGGATTCCTTGTTTACAGACGTGGGGCTGGCTTAGGAATTAGTAGTGTTATTGGGGTAGCTTTATTATTTATTTGTATATGGTTGGGAATTAAATTCCCATTGGTAATGTCAAAAGAATTTTGGATGATATTTTTACTTGGATATATTTTTGTTGCATCTATTACACCGGTTTGGATTTTATTACAACCTAGAGATTACTTGAACTCATTCTTGCTTTATGCAATGCTTATCGGTGGTGTAGTTGGAATCGTATTATTTAGACCAACATTGGAACTTGCATCAGTGACTTCTTTTAAATTAGGAACAGGGGTTTCTGCTAAGTATTTATTCCCAATGTTATTTGTAACAGTTGCTTGTGGTGCTATATCTGGTTTCCACTCATTAGTTGGATCAGGAACTACATCAAAACAATTGGATTCAGAAAAAGATATTCAATTAGTTGGTTATGGTTCTATGCTTATAGAAGGTGTACTTGCAGTTATAGCAATTATAACTGCAGCATACTTGACTAAAGATGGTTTAGCAGAAACGTTAGGAAATGGTGGACCAATAAATGTATTTGCAAGTGGATTAGGACATTTTATGGAAAATGGTTTTGGATTGCCATTTAGCGTAGGTAGCACTTTTACTGCACTTGCTATTTCAGCATTTGCACTTACATCACTAGATACTGCTACTCGTCTTGCAAGATTCATATTCCAAGAATTTTTTGAATCAAAAGATGCATCAGCTCCAAATCCTCTTACAAATAGATATGTATCAACTGGAATTACAGTTGCGTTAGGTGGAGTATTGGCATTTAAAGGTTGGACAACTATTTGGCCAGTATTTGGTTCTGCAAACCAATTACTTGCAGCAATTGCGTTATTAGCACTTGCAGCTTGGCTAAAAAAATCGGGCAAAAAATATTCTATGGCATTATACCCAACTGTATTTATGTTTGCCGTAACACTTAGTGCGCTTGTATTGCTATTTGCAAACAATATTTGGGGTGACAAAAAATCTTTTGTATTAGCTGGTTTTGCAGCAGTATTGTTTGGATTAGCTATAGTATTAATCGTGGAAGCAAAAAAAGCATTTACTGATAAATAA